A single region of the Etheostoma cragini isolate CJK2018 chromosome 3, CSU_Ecrag_1.0, whole genome shotgun sequence genome encodes:
- the spartb gene encoding spartin b isoform X2, which translates to MEKAKQDAFDSARLQVIKDGYERAFECINKGLTVDEAGDKPQALELYKRGRQHLLRAISVPSQGEECVGSSWESARQMQQKMQETLNNITTRLAILETSSDFESATTVNTSSVSGLDATDVSEESLYPKLPTKNKPEKPSPPMLLSPNSQTAGAVGGVPACSSEGLPLSPTRLPVVPAEQPPAYSPQAADGHLSVSYGTESGEMSLVGDEFYSRSSNSSLSPQSMGEEGEELVYIPHGVQIFFVTPEGQVSAPSYPGFLRLVKFTSDHEAMPNRPPAFLQVCDWLYPLMAMDSPVLLCNTGVFMFPDMMAPGPGYYVGVVLSSELPAADRQLFQDLLSQMTDLRVQAPDEAADINLSQKVSIATPEETEPAVIEEEKNLPEWSEKVASGILTGASWLSWGLVKGAEFTGKAIHKGASKLREHITPEDKPTHVSPTVTKGLHVAKQATGGAVKVSQFLVDGVCTVAGCVGRELAPHVKKHGGKLIPESMKKDKDGRSNIDGAMVVAASGVQGFATMWTGLEVAAKDITKSVASETVTTVKHKYGAAAGQATDHAVNSAINVGLTAFNVDNLGIKAVVKRTGKQTAKAILEDYKLQDAPENGKQVEKLDK; encoded by the exons CAGACTTCAAGTTATCAAAGATGGCTATGAGAGGGCTTTTGAGTGCATTAATAAAGGACTCACAGTTGATGAAGCTGGAGACAAGCCGCAGGCCTTGGAGCTCTACAAGCGAGGGCGACAGCACCTTCTCCGGGCCATTAGTGTGCCCTCACAAGGAGAGGAGTGTGTCGGCAGCTCCTGGGAATCAGCCAGGCAGATGCAGCAGAAGATGCAGGAGACGCTGAACAACATCACCACTCGCCTGGCCATACTAGAGACTAGCTCAGACTTTGAATCTGCAACCACAGTAAACACTAGCAGTGTGTCTGGCCTTGATGCTACAGATGTGTCTGAAGAAAGTCTCTACCCAAAACTTCCCACCAAAAACAAGCCAGAGAAGCCATCTCCACCAATGCTACTTTCTCCTAACAGCCAGACAGCAGGAGCTGTAGGAGGGGTGCCAGCATGCAGTAGTGAGGGTCTACCTCTCTCACCCACCAGACTGCCTGTGGTTCCAGCGGAACAGCCTCCAGCTTACTCTCCTCAGGCTGCTGACGGCCACCTATCTGTCTCATATGGAACGGAGTCGGGGGAAATGTCACTAGTTGGGGATGAGTTCTACAGTCGTTCATCTAACTCATCTCTGTCGCCCCAGAGTATgggagaagaaggagaggagCTGGTGTACATCCCTCATGGTGTACAGATATTCTTTGTCACTCCTGAAGGGCAGGTGAGTGCTCCGTCGTACCCAGGCTTCCTGCGACTGGTGAAGTTTACTAGTGACCATGAAGCGATGCCTAACCGACCACCAGCATTTCTGCAg GTGTGTGACTGGCTTTACCCTCTCATGGCCATGGACTCACCAGTGTTGCTGTGTAACACTGGTGTGTTTATGTTTCCGGACATGATGGCGCCAGGTCCAGGCTATTATGTTGGGGTGGTGTTGTCCTCTGAGCTGcctgctgcagacagacagctgtTCCAGGACCTGCTGTCCCAGATGACAGATCTCAGGGTGCAG GCTCCAGATGAAGCTGCAGACATTAATCTCAGTCAGAAGGTGTCCATCGCTACACCCGAGGAGACTGAACCAGCTGTGATCGAGGAGGAGAAGAATTTGCCCGAGTGGAGTGAAAAGGTGGCCAGCGGGATCCTGACAG GTGCGTCATGGCTAAGCTGGGGCCTGGTGAAAGGAGCGGAGTTTACAGGCAAGGCCATTCACAAAGGGGCATCTAAACTCAGGGAACACATCACCCCAGAGGACAAACCCACCCACGTCAGCCCCACCGTCACCAAAGGTCTCCATGTTGCCAAGCAAGCGACCGGGGGAGCTGTCAAAGTCAGCCAGTTTCTAG TGGACGGGGTGTGCACGGTCGCTGGCTGTGTGGGTCGAGAGTTGGCTCCCCACGTGAAAAAACACGGAGGCAAGCTGATCCCAGAGTCTATGAAGAAAGACAAGGATGGGCGGTCCAACATAGATGGAGCCATGGTGGTGGCTGCCAGTGGAGTTCAAG GATTTGCAACCATGTGGACTGGTTTGGAAGTAGCAGCAAAGGACATCACTAAGAGTGTAGCGTCAGAGACAGTCACCACCGTAAAACACAA GTACGGGGCAGCAGCAGGACAAGCCACAGACCACGCTGTCAATTCTGCCATTAATGTCGGTCTCACTGCCTTCAATGTTGACAACCTGGGGATCAAAGCTGTGGTGAAAAGGACTGGCAAGCAGACAGCCAAGGCCATTTTGGAAGATTACAAGCTTCAGGATGCTCCAGAGAATGGGAAGCAAGTGGAGAAATTAGACAAATAG
- the spartb gene encoding spartin b isoform X1 yields MEKAKQDAFDSARLQVIKDGYERAFECINKGLTVDEAGDKPQALELYKRGRQHLLRAISVPSQGEECVGSSWESARQMQQKMQETLNNITTRLAILETSSDFESATTVNTSSVSGLDATDVSEESLYPKLPTKNKPEKPSPPMLLSPNSQTAGAVGGVPACSSEGLPLSPTRLPVVPAEQPPAYSPQAADGHLSVSYGTESGEMSLVGDEFYSRSSNSSLSPQSMGEEGEELVYIPHGVQIFFVTPEGQVSAPSYPGFLRLVKFTSDHEAMPNRPPAFLQVCDWLYPLMAMDSPVLLCNTGVFMFPDMMAPGPGYYVGVVLSSELPAADRQLFQDLLSQMTDLRVQAPDEAADINLSQKVSIATPEETEPAVIEEEKNLPEWSEKVASGILTGASWLSWGLVKGAEFTGKAIHKGASKLREHITPEDKPTHVSPTVTKGLHVAKQATGGAVKVSQFLVDGVCTVAGCVGRELAPHVKKHGGKLIPESMKKDKDGRSNIDGAMVVAASGVQGFATMWTGLEVAAKDITKSVASETVTTVKHKFRGLQNIFDSPNENTYGAAAGQATDHAVNSAINVGLTAFNVDNLGIKAVVKRTGKQTAKAILEDYKLQDAPENGKQVEKLDK; encoded by the exons CAGACTTCAAGTTATCAAAGATGGCTATGAGAGGGCTTTTGAGTGCATTAATAAAGGACTCACAGTTGATGAAGCTGGAGACAAGCCGCAGGCCTTGGAGCTCTACAAGCGAGGGCGACAGCACCTTCTCCGGGCCATTAGTGTGCCCTCACAAGGAGAGGAGTGTGTCGGCAGCTCCTGGGAATCAGCCAGGCAGATGCAGCAGAAGATGCAGGAGACGCTGAACAACATCACCACTCGCCTGGCCATACTAGAGACTAGCTCAGACTTTGAATCTGCAACCACAGTAAACACTAGCAGTGTGTCTGGCCTTGATGCTACAGATGTGTCTGAAGAAAGTCTCTACCCAAAACTTCCCACCAAAAACAAGCCAGAGAAGCCATCTCCACCAATGCTACTTTCTCCTAACAGCCAGACAGCAGGAGCTGTAGGAGGGGTGCCAGCATGCAGTAGTGAGGGTCTACCTCTCTCACCCACCAGACTGCCTGTGGTTCCAGCGGAACAGCCTCCAGCTTACTCTCCTCAGGCTGCTGACGGCCACCTATCTGTCTCATATGGAACGGAGTCGGGGGAAATGTCACTAGTTGGGGATGAGTTCTACAGTCGTTCATCTAACTCATCTCTGTCGCCCCAGAGTATgggagaagaaggagaggagCTGGTGTACATCCCTCATGGTGTACAGATATTCTTTGTCACTCCTGAAGGGCAGGTGAGTGCTCCGTCGTACCCAGGCTTCCTGCGACTGGTGAAGTTTACTAGTGACCATGAAGCGATGCCTAACCGACCACCAGCATTTCTGCAg GTGTGTGACTGGCTTTACCCTCTCATGGCCATGGACTCACCAGTGTTGCTGTGTAACACTGGTGTGTTTATGTTTCCGGACATGATGGCGCCAGGTCCAGGCTATTATGTTGGGGTGGTGTTGTCCTCTGAGCTGcctgctgcagacagacagctgtTCCAGGACCTGCTGTCCCAGATGACAGATCTCAGGGTGCAG GCTCCAGATGAAGCTGCAGACATTAATCTCAGTCAGAAGGTGTCCATCGCTACACCCGAGGAGACTGAACCAGCTGTGATCGAGGAGGAGAAGAATTTGCCCGAGTGGAGTGAAAAGGTGGCCAGCGGGATCCTGACAG GTGCGTCATGGCTAAGCTGGGGCCTGGTGAAAGGAGCGGAGTTTACAGGCAAGGCCATTCACAAAGGGGCATCTAAACTCAGGGAACACATCACCCCAGAGGACAAACCCACCCACGTCAGCCCCACCGTCACCAAAGGTCTCCATGTTGCCAAGCAAGCGACCGGGGGAGCTGTCAAAGTCAGCCAGTTTCTAG TGGACGGGGTGTGCACGGTCGCTGGCTGTGTGGGTCGAGAGTTGGCTCCCCACGTGAAAAAACACGGAGGCAAGCTGATCCCAGAGTCTATGAAGAAAGACAAGGATGGGCGGTCCAACATAGATGGAGCCATGGTGGTGGCTGCCAGTGGAGTTCAAG GATTTGCAACCATGTGGACTGGTTTGGAAGTAGCAGCAAAGGACATCACTAAGAGTGTAGCGTCAGAGACAGTCACCACCGTAAAACACAA atttaggGGTCTACAAAACATCTTTGACTCACCTAATGAGAATAC GTACGGGGCAGCAGCAGGACAAGCCACAGACCACGCTGTCAATTCTGCCATTAATGTCGGTCTCACTGCCTTCAATGTTGACAACCTGGGGATCAAAGCTGTGGTGAAAAGGACTGGCAAGCAGACAGCCAAGGCCATTTTGGAAGATTACAAGCTTCAGGATGCTCCAGAGAATGGGAAGCAAGTGGAGAAATTAGACAAATAG
- the LOC117941622 gene encoding uncharacterized protein LOC117941622, whose amino-acid sequence MSRRTPNGSKDDLKDKATRGKCYTSFKKESELQASLHSCKEQKRRLQIRTSCRRLCDLLPFVEGQLDTATTLELTAKYTSYLKQTLPPNILSKVNKAVEANMNCSSNVQMPQKKRRTVGQKKNTLPGAKPAAKKSTKDHVSRRCTQQICKQATQPSSTVTSPLTMDQMLPPADSLTTAHAPPILLDKSVVPRGQMLPVCQDQCLSSSFQSVEKNWINLTPAFINPTSCAFPPAMIRPTFLPQMGSHPSSSHVLWDVDPGLVEPVALPSVNFGQAYSPPDPTTVANFITPPVEQGPIHSSLVGTTDSDPAVDFTNQPLIPFSMFQRATTSFNELTPEAGNVPVADALCDSRLLQESDLCSSSPLTDSPQDVVNPLWLDLLLDTNGSLCFPDAHLVNVVLSPYTGSN is encoded by the exons ATGAGCAGAAGAACACCTAATGG GTCCAAGGATGATCTTAAAGATAAAGCTACTAGAGGGAAATGCTACACctcttttaaaaaggaaagtgaGCTCCAGGCTTCTCTTCATTCTTGCAAGGAACAGAAACGGAG GCTTCAAATTAGAACATCTTGTCGACGGTTGTGTGATCTCCTGCCCTTTGTCGAGGGTCAGTTAGACACAGCGACCACATTAGAGCTCACTGCTAAGTACACGAGCTACCTGAAGCAGACTCTGCCCCCGAACATTCTGTCTAAA GTTAACAAAGCAGTTGAGGCCAATATGAATTGTTCGTCGAACGTACAAATGCCACAGAAGAAACG CAGAACAGTTGGGCAAAAGAAGAATACTTTACCTGGAGCAAAGCCAGCTGCTAAGAAGTCCACTAAGG ATCATGTCTCAAGAAGATGCACTCAGCAGATCTGCAAACAAGCGACTCAACCATCTAGCACAGTAACCAGCCCTCTGACAATGGACCAGATGCTTCCTCCAGCTGACAGCCTGACGACAGCGCACGCCCCGCCAATACTGCTGGACAAATCTGTTGTTCCCCGGGGACAAATGCTGCCAGTGTGCCAGGATCAATGTCTCTCTTCCTCGTTTCagtctgtggaaaaaaactggATCAACCTGACCCCTGCATTTATTAACCCTACTTCATGTGCTTTCCCACCTGCAATGATCCGCCCCACGTTTTTACCACAGATGGGCTCACACCCATCTTCAAGCCATGTGCTATGGGACGTTGATCCCGGCCTGGTGGAGCCTGTTGCTCTCCCATCGGTGAATTTCGGCCAAGCCTACAGCCCACCTGACCCCACCACAGTAGCAAACTTCATCACGCCCCCGGTAGAACAAGGTCCGATCCATTCATCTCTAGTTGGCACAACTGACAGCGATCCAGCAGTAGATTTTACAAACCAACCACTCATCCCGTTTTCTATGTTTCAAAGGGCAACCACAAGTTTTAATGAGCTGACACCTGAGGCTGGAAATGTGCCAGTGGCAGATGCTCTGTGTGATTCAAGACTCCTTCAGGAGAGTGACCTGTGTAGCAGTAGCCCGTTGACAGACAGTCCACAGGATGTGGTCAATCCATTGTGGCTGGATTTGCTGTTAGATACCAATGGTAGCTTGTGCTTCCCCGATGCTCACCTGGTAAATGTTGTTCTTTCACCATACACCGGGTCCAACTAA